Proteins encoded within one genomic window of Humulus lupulus chromosome 1, drHumLupu1.1, whole genome shotgun sequence:
- the LOC133788628 gene encoding probable amidase At4g34880 — protein MAVKNQASPLFLPFLTLIIVIINITNGQDFTFHEATIEGIQKAFAENRLTSRQLVEFYLNQIETLNPILHSVVEVNPDALDLADEADRRRKNNLGRSSLGELNGVPVLLKDTINTEDKLNTTAGSYALLGSVVARDAGVVEKLRAAGAIILGKASLSEWYSFRAFGHVPNGWCARAGQGVNPYLASGDPCGSSSGSAISVASNMVTVSIGSETRGSILCPADHNSVVGFKPTVGLTSRAGVIPVLPPHDTIGTLSRTVSDAVYVLDSIVGYDQRDHEATKEASKFIPLGGYKQFLKLDGLKGKRLGVVRKPFVDPIKKPSLFKAFESHLNTLRQGGATIVDNLEIENIKTVLNLGKSGELTSMLAEFKLSINDYLKELVVSPVRSLSDIIAFNEKHPDLEKIKEYGQATFISSEKTNGIGEKERNAAELMKNLSRDGFEKLMVENELDALVTPGTGAISVLALGGYPGITVPAGYDDKGMPFGLCFGGLKGTEPNLIEAAHAFEQATLIRRPPFSRSYPLPLVDNEGLFGSW, from the exons ATGGCGGTAAAGAATCAAGCTTCTCCCCTCTTTCTTCCGTTCCTCACTTTGATAATCGTTATCATCAATATAACCAACGGCCAGGATTTCACTTTCCACGAGGCAACAATCGAAGGAATCCAAAAAGCCTTCGCCGAGAACCGGCTAACATCAAGACAGCTGGTGGAATTCTACCTGAACCAGATCGAAACCCTAAACCCCATACTTCACAGCGTCGTAGAGGTCAACCCGGACGCTCTAGATCTAGCAGACGAGGCCGATCGCCGGAGAAAAAACAACCTGGGTCGTTCATCGTTGGGAGAGCTGAATGGTGTCCCGGTGCTGCTCAAGGATACTATTAATACCGAAGATAAGCTGAACACGACGGCTGGGTCGTATGCGCTGCTGGGATCGGTGGTGGCTCGCGATGCCGGAGTGGTGGAGAAGCTCAGAGCCGCCGGAGCTATCATTTTGGGGAAAGCTAGTCTGTCGGAGTGGTACTCATTTCGTGCTTTTGGTCACGTGCCGAACGGGTGGTGTGCCAGAGCCGGACAAGGCGTG AATCCTTATTTAGCTTCTGGAGACCCATGTGGATCAAGCAGTGGATCAGCAATTTCAGTAGCTTCAAACATGGTTACTGTGTCAATTGGGAGCGAGACCCGTGGCTCAATACTCTGCCCAGCTGACCACAACTCTGTCGTAGGGTTCAAGCCCACTGTTGGACTCACCAGCCGAGCTGGGGTCATTCCTGTTTTGCCTCCTCATGACACCATCGG GACTCTAAGCAGGACAGTTTCTGATGCGGTTTATGTACTTGATAGTATAGTGGGCTATGATCAAAGAGATCATGAAGCAACAAAAGAAGCTTCTAAATTCATTCCTTTGGGTGGTTATAAGCAGTTTCTCAAACTAGATGGACTAAAAGGAAAAAGACTTGGGGTCGTTAGGAAGCCATTTGTGGACCCCATAAAAAAGCCTTCACTCTTTAAAGCTTTTGAAAGTCATTTGAACACATTAAG ACAAGGGGGTGCAACTATAGTGGACAATCTTGAAATAGAGAACATAAAAACAGTGCTGAATCTTGGTAAAAGTGGGGAGCTGACATCAATGTTGGCCGAGTTTAAGCTCTCCATTAATGACTACTTAAAAGAACTTGTTGTTTCCCCAGTAAGGTCACTTTCTGACATTATTGCCTTCAATGAAAAACACCCTGATTTG GAGAAGATCAAAGAATACGGTCAAGCCACTTTTATTTCATCAGAAAAAACGAATGGAATTGGAGAAAAGGAAAGGAATGCAGCTGAGTTGATGAAAAATCTCTCACGTGATGGCTTTGAGAAACTAATGGTGGAAAATGAATTGGATGCTCTAGTAACACCTGGTACAGGAGCTATTTCTGTATTGGCACTTGGGGGTTATCCTGGAATTACAGTCCCAGCTGGATACGATGACAAAGGCATGCCTTTTGGTCTCTGCTTTGGAGGGTTGAAAGGAACAGAGCCAAATCTAATTGAGG